The Vannielia litorea nucleotide sequence GAAGATCAGCGTGCGATGCGCCCAGGGGCAGGCGAGGGACACGTAAAGGTGATAGCGCCCGCTCTCGGCCTTGAAACCGCCCTCGCCCGAGGGCCCGGCGGCGCCATCCGCGGTGATCCAGTTGCGGAAGCCGGAGGTCGAGCGGACGAAGTTTCCGCCGCTTTTCTTCGTGTCATACCATTCGTCTTTCCAGACGCCTTCCACCAGACGGCCCATGGCACTCTCCTTTTCGCAGGTAAGCCCCGACCTAACGGACGTGCGCACTCCGATAAACAGGTGCGGATGGAGGCTGGTCTGTGCAAATGCGCGCGGAACCCGAACCGTTGCAGCCGAGTTGCACCATCACGGCAGCACGCGACCGGTTTAAGGTTAACCTTGACGGAACCCGATTCGGTCACAATGCTCCGAAACAAGGGACGGAGCTGCCAAATGTCTGATTTCCTGCCACAATCGGTCCGAGAGGGGCTGGAGGCCGCGCGCCGCGAAGCGGAGCGCCGCAAGAGCCGTCTGAAGGTGCGCGACGGGGACGAGAGTTACCCAGTGCTGCGCTTCTGGTCCAAGGGGTTTGCCCTGGCCGCCGACCCCGCGCCCAACCTGCGTGGCCTGGTCGATCTGTTCGACGGCGAGCGCCACCTCTACCAGTGCCTGATCGTGAACAGCCGCGAGGAGGCGGGCGAGCGGATCTTCGAGTTCAAGCGCTCGACGGCTGCCTGCGATCGGCCCCCGATCGACTTCGAACGCCCGAGCCATGCGCCGATTGGGCTCATCACCAACGGCTGACAGGGCTCAGCGCTTCTTCACCACGAGGTAGAGCGCCGCCGCCGCCCCGGCGATGACGGCGAGGATGAGGGCGTATTTCACCAGGCCCAGGATCAGCGGCAGCATCCGCAGCCCGATCCAGCAAAGCGCCACAACGGCGGCACCCAGCACGGCGGCCACCTCGTCGTCGAAGCGGCGGTTGGTCGCACGGTTCACGGCGAAGCCGGCCGCAGCCCCGGCGATCAGGAGAAAGACAAAGAACATCAGGCCCCGAGCCTGCCCGGAAGCGTGAGCCCACGCAAGAGCTCGGCGGCGTCCATCGGGCGCTTGCCGGGGCGTTGGGCCTCGGTGATCTCCACCGCGCCGGAGCCGCAGGCCACGGTCAGACCGCCAAGAACCTCTCCGGGCGCACCGCGTCCGGGCGCGACCCGGGAGCGCAGCAGCTTGAGTCGCTCGCCGGCGACCTCCGTCCATGCGCCGGGAAAGGGAGACAGGCCGCGGATGTGTCGGTCGACCTGCTCCGCGGGGCGGCTCCAGTCCACCGCCGCCTCGGCCTTGTCGATCTTCTCGGCATAGGTCACGCCGGTTTCGGGCTGGGGCATCGGCTCCAGCGCCCCGGCGCGCTCGGCGGCGGTGACGATGAGCCGGGCTCCCATGGCAGAGAGCCTGTCGTGCAGGTCTCCGGTGGTTTCCTCCGGGCCGATCGCCGTGCTCTCGCGCAGCAGCACCGGGCCGGTGTCCAGCCCCGCCTCCATCTGCATGATGCAGACCCCGGTCTCGGCATCGCCCGCCATCACTGCGCGGTGGATCGGCGCGGCCCCGCGCCAGCGGGGCAGCAGGGAAGCGTGGATGTTCATGCAACCGAAGCGGGGGGCATCCAGCACCGGCTGGGGCAGGATGAGGCCATAGGCCACCACGACGGCGAGATCGGCGCCCAGAGCGACGAAGGCCTCCTGCTCTTCATGGGCCTTCAGCCGGGCGGGGTGGCGGACAGCAAGGCCGAGCGCCTCGGCGCGGGACTGCACGGGCGAGGGACGGTCTTTCTTGCCGCGGCCGGCGGGGCGGGGCGGCTGGGTGTAGACGCAGACAATCTCGTGGCCCGCGTCCTGAAGCGCGTCGAGCGCAGGCACCGAAAAATCGGGCGTTCCCATGAAGATGATGCGCATCGGGGGGCCTTTCGTTGGGTGTTCGGGCGAGCCCTACCTCCTGGACGCCTTCTTGAGAAGCATCTGCCGCCTGGTGCGGCTCAGCCGGTCGAAGAACATCCGGCCGTTCAGGTGGTCGATCTGGTGCTGCACCGACGTGGCCCAGAGATCCTCGAACTTCTTCTCGACCCTTGCGCCGGTCTCGTCGGTGTAGGCCACGGCCACACGAGCCGGGCGGGAAAGCCGGGCAGAGACACCGGGGATGTTGGGGCTGGCCTCTTCCCAGTCGAACATCTGCTCGCCCACCATGGTGATCTCGGGATCGGCCAGCCGCACGACCTGCCCGCGGGATTTGGAGCAATCCACCACCGCGAGGCGGAGCATGACGCCGATCTGAGGTGCGGCGAGCCCGTAGCCGGGCATTGCTTCCATCGTGTCGACCATGTCGGCCCAGAGGGCGCGGATCTCGTCGGTGATCTCGCCCACCGGTGCGGCGGCGGTTTGCAGGCGCTTGTCGGGCCAGCGGATCAGGGGCCGGGGGCTCATGCGTCTTCGCCGTCGATGATGAGCTTGCCATCGAGATGGTCGGCCTCATGCTGGGCGATGGCGGCTTCGGGGCCGGTCAGCACGACTGACCGGGCCATGCCGGCCTCGTCGGTGTAGTCGAGCCGGACGTGCGCGGGCCGGGTCACCTGCACCGGGTGGTCAGGGATGGACAGGCAGCCCTCTTCCATCGTTGCGGTCTCCGCGCCCAGCGGGGTCACCACCGGGTCGATGCAGATGCGGGGATCAGGGTGCCCCGCCTTCCAGCCGGCATCCATCACGAAGATCCGACGCAAGACGCCCACCTGCGGGCCGGCGAGGCCGCGGCCGGGCGCGGCATACATGGTGTCGAGCATGTCGGCGGCGAGCGTTCCGAGGTCCTCGCCGGCGACCGGCGCGCAGGTAGCCTTCAGCCGTGCATCCGGCCAGAGCACGATGGGCAGAACGCTCAAGCCAGAGCCTCAGGCACGGGCCTTCTCGCGCTTCAGCTTCTGCATCCTGCGGGTGATCATCTGGCGCTTCATGGGCCCCAGGTAGTCGATGAACAGCTTGCCGTTCAGGTGGTCGATCTCGTGCTGCACGCAGGTCGCCCAGAGGCCCGAGAACTGCTCTTCCTGCTCGGCGCCGTCGAGCCCTTGCCAGCGCACTTTCACCTCGGCCGGGCGGGTGACATCGGCGTATTGTTCGGGGATCGAGAGGCAGCCTTCCTCGTAGGTGCTGGTGGCCTCCGAAGACCATACCACCTGCGGATTGATCAGCACCATCGGGCGGGGCGCCTCGGCGTCGTCCTTGATGCAATCCATCACCAGCATCCGCTGCATCTCTCCGATCTGCGGCGCGGCCAGCCCGATGCCGGGGGCGTCATACATGGTTTCGAGCATGTCATCGGCCAGTCGCCGCAGGGCGGTGTCGAATTCGGACACCGGATCGGCGGGCTTTTTCAGCCGCGGGTCAGGATGGATGAGGATGTCACGCAATGCCATGGCAGGGGATTTAGGACAGAGCCGCGCGCGGCGCAACAAGGGTTGCACGTGCGGATAGCGAAGATAGGGTCGCCGGGCAGCAAGGAGCCTTCCATGAATTTTGACGAGATCATCGAACGCCGCGGCACGCATTCGGCCAAGTGGGACATGATGGAGCCGATTTACGGCGTGCCCGCGGAGGGCGGCCTGCCGATGTGGGTGGCCGACATGGATTTTCGCCCGCCTGCCTGCGTGCAGGGCGCGGTGGAGAAAATGGCAGCCCACGGGCTTTATGGCTATTACGGCGATGACGCGAGCTACAAGGCGGCGATCCGCTGGTGGCTGGCCGAGAGGCACGGCTGGCAGGTCGAGGACGGCTGGATCCAGACCACCCACGGGCTCGTGAACGGCACGGCGCTCTGCGTCGATGCCTATACCGCGCCAGGTGACGGGGTGGTGCTGATGACCCCGGTCTACCATGCCTTCGCACGGGTCATCAAAGCGGCGGGGCGCGAGGTGGTGGAGTGCCCGCTGGCGCTGGTGAATGGCCGCTACGAGATGGATTTCGACGCCTGGGATGGGCAGATGAGCGGCCCGGAGGGGGCGAAGGCGAAACTGCTGGTGCTCTGCTCGCCGCACAACCCGGGCGGGCGGGTCTGGACGCGGGCCGAGCTGGAGGGCGTTGCGGCCTTTGCCAAGCGGCACGACCTGGTGCTGGTGTCGGACGAGATCCACCACGACCTGCTGATGCCGGGCCAGACCCATGTGCCGATGGCGCTGGTGGAGGGTATCGAGGATCGGCTGGTGATGATGAGCTCCACCACCAAGACCTTCAACATCGCCGGGGCGCATACCGGCAATGTCATCATCCCCGATGCGGCGCTTCGGGCGCGGTTCACCACGCGGATGGCGGCGATGGGGCTCTCGCCCAACTCCTTCGGGCTCTTCATGGCGGAGGCCGCCTATTCACCCGAGGGTGCGGCCTGGGTCGATGCGCTTTGCGCCTATCTCGACGGCAACCGGCAAGTCTTTGACGATGGCATCAACGCGATCCCGGGGCTGGCGTCCATGCGACTGGAGGCGACCTATCTCAGCTGGGTGGATTTTGCCGGGACCGGGATGGAGAAGGCCGAGTTTACCGATCGAGTGGAAAAGAACGCCAGGATCGCCGTCAACCACGGCGAGACTTTCGGCAAGGGCGGCGAGAGCTTCCTGCGGTTCAATATCGCAACGCCGCGTGCGCGGGTGGTCGAGGCCGTAGAGCGGATGCAATCGGCCTTCGGGGATTTGCAGTAGGGCGCTCGGAGGCCGCGCTGCGCTCGGGCGGAGAGTCTCTTCGGCCCGGACGGCGGGGTCGCCGCCCGAACGGCCAAGCGCGCTCCTGGGCGGAGCCACCCCGCCCGGCAATCCGGGATACCGAGGCAGGATACGGCGCGGGCCTATTTGAAGGGCTTCATGCCGGCTCGGGCGAGTTCGTCGGCGCGCTCGTTCTCGGGGTGGCCGGCGTGGCCCTTGACCCATTTCCAGGTCACCCGGTGGCGGCGGTTGGCCTCGTCGAGACGCTGCCAGAGCTCCACGTTCTTTACCGGCTTGCGGTCGGCGGTTTTCCAGCCGTTGCGCTTCCAGCCGTGGATCCAGCCGGTGACGCCGTTCTTCACGTAGGCCGAATCCGTCACCACGGTGATCTCGGTGTCGCGCGAGAGCGATTCCAGCGCCGAGATGGCGGCCATCAGCTCCATCCGGTTGTTGGTGGTGGCCGGCTCGCCGCCCGAGAGCTCGCGCTCCTTGACGACCGCGTCGCCCTCCCTGGCCTGGAGCAGCACGCCCCAGCCGCCGGGGCCGGGATTTCCGGAGCAGGCTCCGTCGGTATAGGCATAGAGGTCTGGCATGGGCGCTATCTGCCCGGCTCGCGAGGCAGAGACAAGCCCCGGATCAGCCGCAGGGCGCGGCGCAGGCCGGTGGCCGCGGTTCCGAGTGCGACCAGCCAGAGGGTAATGGTAAGCGCGAGGGTCGAGCCCCAGAGAAGCGCCTCGACGGCGCCCGCCACACAGCCCGCCGTGACCGCCGCCATCCGGTGAGGCTTGGCCATGGGGCCGCAGAAATCGGCCGGCAGGCCCTCGGCCCGGCCCAGTTCGCGGATATAGGCGGTGCCCACCGCCAGCGCCCCGGCGAGGCAGCCGAGCCAGAGCGGCCCGGCCGCGAGGCCCAGGCCCGCGAGGATGAGCACATCGGCCACCCGGTCGGGTGCCTCGTTCCAGAACGGGCCAGTGGGCCCGCCCTTGCCGCCTTCGAGCGCGACCATGCCATCGAGCAGGTTGGCAACGAGCCGCAGCTGGCAGAACAGGGCCGCCCCGATCAGCAGGGCCGCGGCCACGCCGGGCGGAGCGGGGAAGGTGAGCCAGAAACAGCCAAGGGCCAGGGCCGCGAACAGCATCGAGCTCGCGGAGATCTGGTTGGGCGTGACCGAGGTGGTGGCCAGCCAGCGGGCGGCGGCCTGCGCCCAGCCCGACCCACGGGCGGCAATGGGGCGGCGCTCAGTCACGGGACCAGAGGCGCCACGTGTAGGCGCAGGCGTAGAGCGTGGCGACCGTGGTGGGCAGGGCGAGGGTGGCCAGCACCTCCGGCGTGCCGGCAAGGCTGTGGATGGTGAAGAGCAGGCCGAAGGACATGGCGCAGCAGACCAGCGGAGGCACCAGCAGGCCCGCCGGTCCGGGCAGGCGCGGCACCAGGGCCTCCTGCACCCGCTTGAGGCCATAGGTTATGACGGCAGTCATCGCGCCTTGCACCAATGCTGCCCAGAGCGAGGCAGGCATCGGGTGGGCGGCATTGGCAAAGAATGCCCAGCCGCCCATCAGCAGGGCGCCGCTCGCCGTGTGTGCAATCGACGAGTCCGCCAGTGCCATCAGACCGCCGACCAGAAGTAACGGGTGAGATGAAAGAAGATCGGCGCGGCAAAGACCACCGAATCCATCCGGTCGATGAACCCGCCGTGCCCGGCGATCAGGTGGCCCCAGTCCTTCACCCCGCGGTCGCGCTTGATGGCCGACATCACCAGCCCGCCGAAGAAGCCCATGAGCGTGACCGCCAGCGCCATGCCGAGCGCCTGCCAGGGCGTGAAGGGGGTGATCCAGTAGAGTGCCGTTCCGATGAGCGAGGCCGAGGCGACGCCGCCCACCAGCCCTTCCCATGTCTTGGAAGGCGAGACGGTCGGCGCCACCTTGCTCCGCCCGATCAGCTTGCCCCAGGTGTATTGCAGCACATCCGACATTTGCACCACGATCACCAGCCAGGCGATCAGCAGCACCTCGCGGCCCTCGAATCCCTCGATTCGCAGCGTCAGCAGCGCCGGGACATGGCTGACGCAATAGACGCAGATCATCAGCGCCCATTGCGTTTCGGCAATGCGGATGAAGGCATCTCGCGTGTCGCCCGAGAGCACGGAGAACACCGGCAGCAGCAGGAAGGCATAGACCGGCACGAAGATGGAATAGAAGCCATACCACTCGTCCCAGACCAGCCAGAACTGCACCGGCAGCACCACGAAGAAGGCGGCGAAGAGCGCCCAATGGTCGCCGGCGCGCTTGGTTGTCAGGGTCAGAACCTCGCGCAGAGCGGCGAAGGAGATGAAGCCGAAGAGCACGATGACGCCGGTCTTGCCGGCGAGAAAGGCGAGGCCCAGCAGCGCGGCCATGCCCCACCAGGCGTCGATCCGGGCATTCAGGTTCTCGATCACCGGATTGTTGCGCTCGGGGCCGTAGGCCGCGCGCAGGGCACGGCCCACCAGCGTGGCCACCACCAGCACGCCGAGCGTGGCGAGCAGCAGCTTTATCAGGTCGGTGTGGGCGGCGCTCATGCTCCCGCCTCCGGCGCGGTGCCTTCGGTCGGTTGCGGGCCGGATGTGGGCCTGAGGGCCAGCAGAGCCTGTGTGGCGCGGTCCAGAAAGGCCTCCCGGCTCTCTCCCTCTTTTACCCGCATCGGCGTGCCATAAGTCACGGTGCACAGAAGCGGCACCGGCACCAGCTTGCCCTTGGGCAGCACGCGGTTGAGGTTTTCGATCCAGACCGGGACCATCTCGATCTCCGATCGCTTGCTGGAGATGTTGAAGATCCCCGACTTCAGCGGCAGCAGCGGAACGTCGGGGTCCATGTTGCGCTTGCCCTCGGGAAAGATGATGAGGCTCGAGCCGCCGTCGATGGCTTCGAGGATCTTGTCCATCGGGTCCACGTCGCGCCCCTCTTCGCCGCGGTAGATCAGCACGGTGTTGAACACGTCACGCCCGATGAAGGCCCGGAGCGGTGACTTCAGCCAGTAGTCGGCCGCGGCCACGGCGCGGGTGCGGCGGCGCAGGCGCGAGGGCAGGGCTGTCCAGATCAGCACGAAATCCCCGTTGGAGGTGTGATTGGCAAAAAAGACCCGCTGCACCGGCACCGGCTCGCAGCCCTCCCAGATGCCGCGCACGGCGGTCACCAGCCATGCGAAGAACACGATGGCGTGGCCAAGGGTCTTGGCGGCAAAGGCGCGGGCGGCTCGGGCGAGGGTGCTCATGGACCGGAGGTTAACCCTTTGTCCCGCCCTCGGGAATGGCCTGCGAGAGGAGGCAGATGAAGGCCGATGCGTCGCCCGAGAGGCCCTTGCCCTGCGAGTGCCGCCGGGCCGTGACACGGAAGCCCGCCTCGGCGAGCCGCGCCTCCAGTTCGGCCTCGCTGTAGTAGGTGTAGAACCGTCCCAGGGAGTCCGGCCCCTCCCCCTCGCCCAGCTTCATGCCGAGGTGCAGCCAGCCGCCCGGCGTGAGCGCGCGGAGGATGCGCCCGAGATGGTCGGTGAAAGCCCTGCGGGTGGCGTGGAGCAGAGAGAAATTGGCCCAGACCCCGTCATAGACAGCCTCTCCGGTGATCTCCGAGAACCGAGCCTGCCGGGCCTCGACGCCCTGCGCGCGCGCATGAGCGACCATGGCGGCGGAGCCATCCACCGCATCCACGGAAAAGCCCATCTCGATGAGGCCTTTGGCATAGAAACCGGGCCCGCAGCCGAGGTCGAGAACCTGGCCGCCCGGCGGGAGGCGCTCGGCGAAGGCGAGGAGGTCGGGCCATTCGGGCATCCGCGCGGTGCGATCGGCGTAGGCCTGCACCTCGCGGTCGTAGATGGCGAGCGTCTCGTCGCTCATGCCCGTTCGAAGGCAAGCCGCAGGCCGAGGGCGGCGAAGCTGGCCGCGAAGGCGCGGCGCAGCCAGGCCATCGCCCGCTCTGACGACAGCACCCGCGCCCGCATGGTGCCGGCAAGCAGGGCATAGAGCGCGAAGACGGTGAATGTCATCGCCACGAAGGCAAGGCCGAGCGAGACCAGTTGCGCGGTGCCATCGGCGCCGGGGGTAATGAATTGGGGCAGGAAGGCCACGAAGAAGATCGGGATCTTCGGGTTGAGGATGTTCAGCGTGACCCCGCGCCAGACGATCCTGAGCGCCGCGCCGGGGGTTTCGGCGCGCACATCCAGCGTGCCCTTGCCGCGCAGCGTGCCCCAGGCCATCCAGAGCAGGTAGGCCACCCCGGCCCATTTGATCGCCTGGAAGAGCAGCGCGGAGGTGTGGAGCACGGCGGCGAGCCCGGCCATTGCCGCGGCGAGGTGAACCACGGTGGCCAGCGTGCAGCCGATCACAGCAAAGGCCCCGGCCCGCCAGCCGCCGCCCAGCGTCATCGAGAGTGTGTAGACCACGCCGATGCCCGGTGCGAGGCAGACGAGAAAGGTGGTGACGAGAAAGGCGAGGGTCATGGGTCAGTTTCCTTCTGACTTGCGATCTGCGGTGGCATTCACCTGGGCGCGGGCGGCATCGGGGATTTCGGCATCGAGAGCGGCCAGCAGGGCCTCCACCCGCGCGACATCTCCCTCGGCCGGAAGCGCGATGGCGTCGCAGGTCTGGCCGCCGTCGAGCACCACCTTGCCCCAGGCGAGCCCGCCGCCGATCGGAGGCTGCGGGTTCTTTCTGGCCGGCCGCTCGGCCAGGCCCGATGCCCGCGCGGACTGCTCGATTCGCAGCATGCCGCCGTCTTTCATGGGCGCCGTCATGCTCACGCAGCCTGAGTCGTCGTAGCCGCGGCAGGCGGTGAGCAGAACCATGCCCGATCTGCTGAACTCGGCCCGAAACTCCTCGCGGTAGGGAGGCGGCAGGGAGCCGTTGTCGTAGCCGTAGGTTGCAAAGGCATCGGGAAGGGGGCCATCAGGCTCGGCCTGCACGCAGGCGGCGGTGGCGCAGAGAAGGGCGATGGAGAGCAGGTGGCGGGTCATGGCGGGCAGACTGGCCGATCCGGAGCCGACTGTCACATGACATCTGGCCTGCCGGCCGGACGGAGCACCCTCGCGCGCCGGCGCAAAGCCTCTTTCTTCACTTCGTTTTGGTGATCCGCGAGTGCTGGCCAGACAGTCAGGCCGGCTCGCGCAGCACGCGGGGCACCTTGAACTCGACCCGCTCCTGCGCGGTTTCGACCAGCTCCACGGTAACTTCGTAGCGGGCGCGGAAGGCGTCAATGACCTCCTCGATCAGCACCTCGGGCGCCGAGGCCCCGGCGGTCACGCCGACAACACCGATCTCGCCAAGGGCGCGCCAGTCGATATCGCCCGCCCTTTGCACCAGCTGGGCATAGGCACAGCCCGCGCGGGAGGCGACCTCGACCAGCCGCCGGGAGTTCGACGAGTTGGGCGCGCCCACCACCAGCAGCGCATCGACGCGGGGCGCGATGACCTTCACCGCCTCCTGGCGATTGGTGGTGGCGTAGCAGATGTCTTCCTTGTGGGGGCCGACGATGGCGGGGAAGCGGGCCTGGAGCGCGGCCACGATCTCGGCGGTGTCATCGACCGAAAGGGTCGTCTGGGTCACGAAGGCGAGCCTCGCGGGGTCGCGCACGACGAGACTCGCTACATCATCCACCGTCTCTACCAGCAGCACCTCGCCGGGCGGAAGCTGCCCCATGGTGCCGATGGTCTCAGGGTGGCCGGCATGGCCGATCATCACCATCTGGAGCCCGTTCTCGGCATGGCGCTCGGCTTCGATGTGGACCTTGCTGACCAGCGGGCAGGTCGCATCGACAAAGACCATCTCGCGCCGGGCGGCCTCGGCGGGCACCGCCTTGGGCACCCCGTGCGCCGAAAAGATCACCGGACGGTCGTCCGGGCAGTCCTCCAGCTCCTCGACGAAGACCGCGCCCTTTGCGCGCAGCCCGTCGACCACGAACCTGTTGTGCACGATCTCGTGGCGCACGTAGACCGGCGCGCCCCACTTCTCGAGCGCCATCTCGACGATCTTGATTGCCCGGTCGACACCGGCGCAGAAGCCGCGCGGGGCAGCGAGGAGGAGAGTGAGTGGAGGCTTGCTCATGGAGCAGAGTTAGGATGTCGGGCGGGCAACGTAAAGCCGTGCACGTTGCCGCAGGCGTGATCGGGAGGGGGGCTTGCCTTCCCCCCGCTGGAACCTGCTAGACCCGTGCGACCCTGCGAGGAGACGCCGAAGAGATGAAGACCAGATGGTTCGCCCTAACCGCATGTGCCGGGGCCGCTGCCCTGTGGTTTGCCTGGCCCGGACAGGCCGAGAAGGCCGGGAGCCTGCTGCCCTACCAGGATGCCGAGGCCCTCGCGCTGGGCGAGGCGCTCTATGGCGAGCACTGTGCCGCCTGCCACGGTGCCGACCTGGAAGGGCAGGTGAGCAACTGGCGCGACCGTGATGCCGAGGGCATGATTCCCGCCCCTCCGCATGACGAGACAGGCCACACCTGGCATCACCCCGATGCGATGCTCTTCGCCATCACCAAGCTCGGCACCGAGGCGGTGGTCGGGCAGGGCTACCGGAGCAACATGGGTGGGTTCGAAGGGATCCTGACGGACGAGGAAATCCTGGCAACCCTGGCCTGGATCAAGAGCACCTGGCCGCAGGAGGTTGTCGAGGCGCATGACGAGATCAATGCGCGCTACGAGGCGACACGAAACTGATGGAAGCGGCAAGGCCCCGGAGAGATCAGCCGTCGGCCCAGACGAGCTTGCACGCGATGTCGGGGCCCAGGGCCGGGGTGCCGTCGGACTGAGCCTTGCGACATTCGGCCAGTGCCTTGATCTCGGCATCCGCGGCCGAGACGTAGCCCCAGGCCCTGCCCCAGTGGCCCCTTGCATCCACCGCAAAGGCCCGGTGTCCGCCATGGCCGCGTTGGAGGCCGATCAGGGCTTGGGCCTGCGGGCCGGACAGGGTGGGAGCTGCGGCGGGAAGCGGCGCGACGGGAAGGATCTCGGCGACGATGCGGCAGTCCTCTGCCCAAAGGGCGCAATGGGCCAGCGCGTCGGCCCGCGTCACCTTGCGGTCGGCGTAGCCCGAGACGGCGCCGAAAGCGCCCCCCGAGCCAACCGCGAAGGCACCATGCCATTGCGGGCCGGTGCCGAACTCGGTGTAGGCCTTGTGCATGCTCCACGCCTGCGGGTAAGCCGCCGCGAGCGCTTCGGGAGACGGCCCGACCAGCTCACCGGCCGGCACGGCCACCTCGCCGCGCACCAGGCCGCTCACCGCTGAAAAGCTCAGGGCGGCGATCGCGGCCACGGCGGCGAAGAGGCTGATCTGCTTGGTCATGGCGCGATGCTGCCGTCCGAGCATGGCGGGAACGTGGCAGCTTGGCGGCGGAGGTCGGGCAGCCTATGTGTACGGCATGAAACCCGTTGCGCTCTCCGCTCTCCTCGCCCTGACCCCGCTTGCCGCAGCTTGCGAGGATGAAACCCTCACCGGCTACGCTCCGGGCGTCTATCAGCTGGAGGAGATCGACGGAGAGCGGTTTGAATGGGGTGCCACGCTGGACCTGACCGAGCCGGGCCGGATCTCGGGGCAGGCGCCCTGCAACGGCTATTCGGCGGATCAGGCCGCGCCCTACCCCTGGTTCAAGCCCGGCCCGATCGTCTCGACCCGCCGGGCCTGCCTGCATCTGAATGGCGAGGCGGCCTTTTTCAAGGCCCTGGGCGAGGTGACCCTTGCCGAGGCTTCGGGGCCGGTGCTGATCCTCTCCAACGAGGCTGGCCGCGAGATGGTGTTCCGCCGCGCGGAGTAGGGCCCGTTCGCGCCGGCGTCAGACCTTGCCCAGCACCCGGACCAGCCGTGCCCGCGCGCCGGGAAGGGGCTTTTCGCCAAGCGAGGCCCTGAGCTGGTGCTCCAGGAAATAACCGGTGGTTTCAAACCCCTGCATCAGCTCGCCCGCGCTCTCGGGCGGTTCGCCCATCAGGCAGGGGGGCAGGGGCAGGAGGCGCGAGGCCCATTCGCCCGCGCCGGCGGCACTGACGGCCCGCCCCGTGCGGGGCGAGACGTAGACCAGCCCGTCGGTCGCCCCCGTGGCGGCGCAGCAGGTGAGGTCGAGGCCGAAGCCCATCTCGTCGAGCAGCGCCAGCTCCCAGCGGAGATAGGCGAGC carries:
- the def gene encoding peptide deformylase, encoding MSPRPLIRWPDKRLQTAAAPVGEITDEIRALWADMVDTMEAMPGYGLAAPQIGVMLRLAVVDCSKSRGQVVRLADPEITMVGEQMFDWEEASPNIPGVSARLSRPARVAVAYTDETGARVEKKFEDLWATSVQHQIDHLNGRMFFDRLSRTRRQMLLKKASRR
- a CDS encoding lysophospholipid acyltransferase family protein, coding for MSTLARAARAFAAKTLGHAIVFFAWLVTAVRGIWEGCEPVPVQRVFFANHTSNGDFVLIWTALPSRLRRRTRAVAAADYWLKSPLRAFIGRDVFNTVLIYRGEEGRDVDPMDKILEAIDGGSSLIIFPEGKRNMDPDVPLLPLKSGIFNISSKRSEIEMVPVWIENLNRVLPKGKLVPVPLLCTVTYGTPMRVKEGESREAFLDRATQALLALRPTSGPQPTEGTAPEAGA
- a CDS encoding peptide deformylase, with amino-acid sequence MSVLPIVLWPDARLKATCAPVAGEDLGTLAADMLDTMYAAPGRGLAGPQVGVLRRIFVMDAGWKAGHPDPRICIDPVVTPLGAETATMEEGCLSIPDHPVQVTRPAHVRLDYTDEAGMARSVVLTGPEAAIAQHEADHLDGKLIIDGEDA
- a CDS encoding LysE family translocator, whose protein sequence is MTLAFLVTTFLVCLAPGIGVVYTLSMTLGGGWRAGAFAVIGCTLATVVHLAAAMAGLAAVLHTSALLFQAIKWAGVAYLLWMAWGTLRGKGTLDVRAETPGAALRIVWRGVTLNILNPKIPIFFVAFLPQFITPGADGTAQLVSLGLAFVAMTFTVFALYALLAGTMRARVLSSERAMAWLRRAFAASFAALGLRLAFERA
- the def gene encoding peptide deformylase; this translates as MALRDILIHPDPRLKKPADPVSEFDTALRRLADDMLETMYDAPGIGLAAPQIGEMQRMLVMDCIKDDAEAPRPMVLINPQVVWSSEATSTYEEGCLSIPEQYADVTRPAEVKVRWQGLDGAEQEEQFSGLWATCVQHEIDHLNGKLFIDYLGPMKRQMITRRMQKLKREKARA
- the fmt gene encoding methionyl-tRNA formyltransferase, with protein sequence MRIIFMGTPDFSVPALDALQDAGHEIVCVYTQPPRPAGRGKKDRPSPVQSRAEALGLAVRHPARLKAHEEQEAFVALGADLAVVVAYGLILPQPVLDAPRFGCMNIHASLLPRWRGAAPIHRAVMAGDAETGVCIMQMEAGLDTGPVLLRESTAIGPEETTGDLHDRLSAMGARLIVTAAERAGALEPMPQPETGVTYAEKIDKAEAAVDWSRPAEQVDRHIRGLSPFPGAWTEVAGERLKLLRSRVAPGRGAPGEVLGGLTVACGSGAVEITEAQRPGKRPMDAAELLRGLTLPGRLGA
- the rnhA gene encoding ribonuclease HI, producing the protein MPDLYAYTDGACSGNPGPGGWGVLLQAREGDAVVKERELSGGEPATTNNRMELMAAISALESLSRDTEITVVTDSAYVKNGVTGWIHGWKRNGWKTADRKPVKNVELWQRLDEANRRHRVTWKWVKGHAGHPENERADELARAGMKPFK
- a CDS encoding MalY/PatB family protein; translated protein: MNFDEIIERRGTHSAKWDMMEPIYGVPAEGGLPMWVADMDFRPPACVQGAVEKMAAHGLYGYYGDDASYKAAIRWWLAERHGWQVEDGWIQTTHGLVNGTALCVDAYTAPGDGVVLMTPVYHAFARVIKAAGREVVECPLALVNGRYEMDFDAWDGQMSGPEGAKAKLLVLCSPHNPGGRVWTRAELEGVAAFAKRHDLVLVSDEIHHDLLMPGQTHVPMALVEGIEDRLVMMSSTTKTFNIAGAHTGNVIIPDAALRARFTTRMAAMGLSPNSFGLFMAEAAYSPEGAAWVDALCAYLDGNRQVFDDGINAIPGLASMRLEATYLSWVDFAGTGMEKAEFTDRVEKNARIAVNHGETFGKGGESFLRFNIATPRARVVEAVERMQSAFGDLQ
- a CDS encoding CDP-alcohol phosphatidyltransferase family protein produces the protein MTERRPIAARGSGWAQAAARWLATTSVTPNQISASSMLFAALALGCFWLTFPAPPGVAAALLIGAALFCQLRLVANLLDGMVALEGGKGGPTGPFWNEAPDRVADVLILAGLGLAAGPLWLGCLAGALAVGTAYIRELGRAEGLPADFCGPMAKPHRMAAVTAGCVAGAVEALLWGSTLALTITLWLVALGTAATGLRRALRLIRGLSLPREPGR
- a CDS encoding class I SAM-dependent DNA methyltransferase; its protein translation is MSDETLAIYDREVQAYADRTARMPEWPDLLAFAERLPPGGQVLDLGCGPGFYAKGLIEMGFSVDAVDGSAAMVAHARAQGVEARQARFSEITGEAVYDGVWANFSLLHATRRAFTDHLGRILRALTPGGWLHLGMKLGEGEGPDSLGRFYTYYSEAELEARLAEAGFRVTARRHSQGKGLSGDASAFICLLSQAIPEGGTKG
- a CDS encoding phosphatidate cytidylyltransferase, which encodes MSAAHTDLIKLLLATLGVLVVATLVGRALRAAYGPERNNPVIENLNARIDAWWGMAALLGLAFLAGKTGVIVLFGFISFAALREVLTLTTKRAGDHWALFAAFFVVLPVQFWLVWDEWYGFYSIFVPVYAFLLLPVFSVLSGDTRDAFIRIAETQWALMICVYCVSHVPALLTLRIEGFEGREVLLIAWLVIVVQMSDVLQYTWGKLIGRSKVAPTVSPSKTWEGLVGGVASASLIGTALYWITPFTPWQALGMALAVTLMGFFGGLVMSAIKRDRGVKDWGHLIAGHGGFIDRMDSVVFAAPIFFHLTRYFWSAV